A genomic window from Caldicellulosiruptor kronotskyensis 2002 includes:
- the flhA gene encoding flagellar biosynthesis protein FlhA: MNFKGATFSVFAIVIVLSMILPIPPSLLDVLIAVNLSLALVIFLNSINIKEALDFSVFPSLLLFTTLLRLALNISTTRQILTGQGENVRIVYTFGNFVIGSNIVVGVIIFFIIIIIQFIVITRGAERVSEVAARFTLDAMPGKQMAVDADLNAGIITEDEARERRKKIQKEADFYGAMDGASKFVKGDAIAAILITFINALGGLIIGVAMRGEDVTEAIQKYLLLSVGDGIAAQIPALLISTATGIVVTKAADESKLSESLIKQLFEFHPKVLYTVGGILAVLALIPTMPKLSLFFLSGAMFAMGFRMNSSLKKIESIEEKQVEQKEVEELKKPENVVNLLYVDPIEVEFGYGIIPLADKEQGGDLLERVVMIRRQLALELGIIVPTIRLRDNMALKPYEYRINIKGVEVAKAELMSDSLLAINPGFVTEQIEGIPTKEPAFGLDALWIPSSMKERAEMAGYTVVDLPSVIATHLTEIIRRHAHELLTRQDVQKLIDNVKEINPVVVDELIPKLMTVGEVQKVLANLLKERISIRDMVTILETLADWAPTTKDTDILTEYVRQAMSRYITKKYVSGNVLEAVTLSPEVEDMIMNSIQKTEQGSFLNLPPDYIQKLINNLSNILEKLVSASSQPIVICSPIVRIYFRRLIENIFPDVVVLSYNEILPSVQIKTVGMVEV; this comes from the coding sequence ATGAATTTTAAAGGTGCGACTTTTTCTGTATTTGCGATAGTAATAGTATTGTCGATGATACTTCCCATACCACCGAGTTTGCTTGACGTTTTGATTGCTGTCAACCTTTCACTTGCACTTGTTATATTCTTAAACAGCATAAACATAAAAGAAGCTTTAGATTTTTCAGTATTTCCATCACTTCTTCTATTTACAACATTGCTCAGGCTTGCTTTAAATATCTCCACAACAAGACAGATATTAACTGGGCAAGGTGAAAATGTTAGGATAGTATATACTTTTGGGAATTTTGTTATAGGCAGCAACATTGTTGTTGGTGTAATAATATTCTTTATTATAATCATCATCCAGTTTATAGTGATAACCAGAGGTGCTGAGAGGGTATCAGAGGTTGCTGCCAGATTTACACTTGATGCAATGCCGGGCAAACAAATGGCTGTGGATGCAGACCTCAATGCAGGGATAATAACTGAAGATGAAGCACGAGAGAGGAGAAAAAAGATTCAAAAAGAGGCAGACTTTTATGGTGCAATGGACGGTGCGAGCAAGTTTGTCAAAGGTGACGCTATTGCGGCAATATTAATTACTTTTATCAACGCGCTTGGCGGACTTATAATTGGTGTTGCTATGAGAGGCGAAGATGTCACCGAGGCTATACAAAAATATCTTCTTTTATCTGTAGGGGATGGAATTGCAGCTCAGATACCCGCACTTCTTATTTCAACTGCCACAGGAATTGTTGTGACAAAAGCAGCAGATGAGAGCAAGCTCTCAGAAAGTCTTATAAAACAGTTGTTTGAGTTTCACCCAAAAGTGCTCTACACTGTGGGAGGTATTTTAGCAGTACTTGCTTTAATTCCAACAATGCCAAAACTTTCGCTATTTTTCTTATCTGGGGCTATGTTTGCTATGGGGTTTAGAATGAATAGTAGTCTGAAAAAGATAGAGAGTATTGAAGAAAAACAGGTTGAACAGAAAGAGGTTGAAGAACTAAAGAAACCTGAAAATGTTGTAAATCTTTTATATGTCGACCCTATTGAGGTTGAGTTTGGATATGGAATAATTCCTCTTGCTGACAAAGAACAGGGCGGAGACCTTTTAGAAAGGGTTGTTATGATAAGAAGACAACTTGCGCTTGAACTTGGGATTATTGTTCCCACAATCAGGCTCAGGGACAACATGGCACTCAAACCTTACGAGTACAGGATTAACATAAAAGGTGTTGAAGTGGCTAAAGCAGAGCTTATGAGTGACAGTCTTCTTGCAATAAATCCTGGTTTTGTCACAGAACAGATAGAAGGTATACCAACAAAAGAGCCTGCGTTCGGGCTTGATGCACTATGGATTCCATCTTCAATGAAAGAAAGAGCCGAGATGGCAGGGTACACTGTGGTTGACCTTCCATCTGTTATAGCAACTCACCTTACAGAGATAATAAGACGCCATGCTCATGAGCTTTTGACACGGCAGGATGTACAAAAACTGATTGACAATGTCAAGGAAATAAATCCTGTTGTAGTTGATGAACTCATTCCAAAACTAATGACAGTTGGGGAAGTTCAGAAGGTTTTGGCAAACCTTTTAAAAGAGCGGATTTCAATAAGGGATATGGTTACCATATTAGAGACACTTGCTGACTGGGCACCAACGACAAAAGATACTGATATTTTGACAGAATATGTGCGTCAGGCAATGTCAAGGTATATCACTAAAAAGTATGTATCTGGTAATGTACTCGAAGCGGTTACTCTTTCTCCTGAGGTTGAAGATATGATAATGAATTCTATACAAAAGACTGAACAGGGAAGTTTTTTAAACCTTCCGCCTGATTATATTCAAAAACTTATAAACAATCTCAGCAATATTTTAGAAAAGCTGGTAAGCGCGTCATCACAACCAATTGTTATTTGTTCGCCGATAGTTAGGATATATTTTAGGAGGCTTATAGAAAATATATTTCCTGATGTTGTAGTACTTTCGTACAATGAGATACTGCCCAGTGTGCAGATTAAAACAGTTGGGATGGTGGAAGTTTAA
- the flhF gene encoding flagellar biosynthesis protein FlhF — protein sequence MRIKRYLAHDMQEALIRIKADLGKDAVILSTKKVRQKGLFGFFKRPLIEVTAACEDEKIVKKEEESIKQESLALSLQLTQIKELERKIDSLEKILKEVIKKEQEEDISQTKELSKKNFIDVMRENLIKNGVESEIIDMLFSNLSGEASINNVVNNIYKEIKNMLGVAAPLSFNSKIPKIVFFVGPTGVGKTTTIAKIAAKLMFEDGKKVGFITADTYRIAAVEQLKTYAEIMNIKTKVWYEVDEYDRIIENFSDSDVVLVDTAGRSHKNQEHMDELKAFVAKANPDEVFLLLSATTQPSVFKEVVNTYSFLNDYKVIITKVDEVSTYGNILNIRYFTQKPIAYITTGQNVPDDIEQFNPEQFAKLIIGSKVL from the coding sequence ATGAGAATCAAGAGGTATTTGGCACATGATATGCAGGAAGCATTAATAAGAATAAAAGCAGATTTGGGTAAGGATGCTGTTATACTTTCAACCAAAAAGGTAAGACAAAAAGGTCTGTTTGGTTTTTTCAAAAGACCCTTAATAGAGGTTACAGCTGCATGCGAGGATGAAAAGATAGTCAAAAAAGAGGAAGAATCTATAAAACAGGAAAGTTTGGCATTGAGTCTCCAACTAACCCAGATAAAAGAACTTGAAAGAAAGATTGATTCTCTTGAAAAGATTTTAAAAGAGGTTATAAAGAAAGAGCAGGAAGAAGATATTAGTCAAACAAAAGAACTTAGTAAGAAAAATTTTATTGATGTTATGAGAGAAAATTTAATAAAAAATGGCGTGGAAAGTGAAATTATAGATATGCTGTTTTCAAACCTAAGCGGAGAAGCTTCAATAAACAACGTAGTAAACAATATATACAAGGAAATAAAGAATATGCTCGGAGTGGCAGCACCACTTTCATTCAACTCAAAAATTCCAAAGATTGTGTTTTTTGTAGGGCCAACAGGTGTTGGCAAGACAACCACAATTGCCAAGATTGCTGCTAAACTCATGTTTGAGGATGGGAAAAAGGTAGGATTTATTACAGCAGATACATACAGAATTGCTGCGGTTGAACAGCTTAAGACATATGCTGAGATTATGAATATCAAGACTAAGGTGTGGTATGAGGTGGACGAGTATGATAGAATAATTGAAAACTTTTCTGACTCAGATGTAGTTCTTGTTGACACTGCGGGAAGAAGTCACAAGAATCAGGAACATATGGACGAACTAAAAGCGTTTGTCGCTAAGGCAAATCCAGATGAAGTGTTTTTACTTCTTAGTGCAACAACCCAGCCGTCGGTGTTCAAAGAGGTGGTGAATACCTATTCATTTTTAAATGATTATAAAGTTATCATAACCAAAGTAGATGAAGTATCAACTTATGGGAACATATTAAATATCCGCTACTTTACACAAAAGCCAATTGCGTATATAACGACTGGTCAAAATGTACCTGATGATATTGAACAGTTTAACCCTGAACAATTTGCAAAACTTATCATAGGGAGTAAGGTTTTATGA
- a CDS encoding MinD/ParA family protein yields the protein MRDQAQGLRNLVRKAEICTNIPAYQGTQSKVVTITSGKGGVGKTNLTVNLAIALKKMGKRVLIIDADLGLSNVEVLLGTSPKYNVKDVLEGKKDIFSIVEEGPLGINFISGGSGIVDLANLDEERLLRLIECAQLINKSFDVVLIDTGAGISRNVMEFVMMSDEVIVITTPEPTSITDAYAIIKAIIARDFNHKINLLVNRVNGVKEAEEIFFRLNSVIKRFLQREVEYIGYIEENSIVSKSVIKQVPFMISYEKSNISRQVENVALKLVKSSENVEEKNQGGFSRFIDSIIKRLREK from the coding sequence ATGAGAGATCAGGCACAGGGGCTGAGAAACCTTGTAAGAAAAGCTGAAATTTGTACAAATATTCCTGCCTATCAAGGTACGCAATCAAAGGTTGTGACCATTACAAGTGGTAAAGGCGGTGTTGGCAAGACAAATCTTACTGTTAACTTGGCAATTGCTTTGAAAAAGATGGGTAAAAGAGTGCTCATAATTGATGCTGATTTAGGACTTTCAAATGTTGAAGTTTTGCTTGGAACGTCGCCCAAATACAATGTAAAAGATGTCTTGGAAGGCAAGAAAGATATATTTTCAATTGTGGAAGAAGGGCCGCTGGGTATCAATTTTATATCAGGTGGTTCAGGGATAGTTGACCTTGCCAATTTGGATGAGGAGAGGCTTTTGAGGTTAATTGAGTGTGCCCAGCTGATAAATAAATCGTTTGACGTAGTTCTCATAGATACAGGTGCGGGGATTTCAAGAAATGTTATGGAGTTTGTAATGATGTCAGATGAGGTGATTGTAATTACAACTCCAGAACCTACCTCTATCACAGATGCTTATGCTATAATAAAGGCAATTATTGCGAGAGATTTTAATCATAAAATAAACCTTTTGGTAAACAGGGTAAATGGGGTCAAGGAAGCAGAAGAGATTTTTTTTAGACTAAATAGCGTGATTAAAAGGTTTTTGCAAAGAGAAGTAGAATATATAGGGTATATAGAAGAAAATAGTATTGTTTCAAAATCAGTTATCAAACAGGTACCATTTATGATATCATATGAAAAGAGCAACATTTCACGACAGGTTGAAAATGTGGCATTGAAACTTGTAAAATCTTCTGAGAATGTTGAGGAAAAAAATCAGGGTGGTTTTTCACGGTTTATTGACTCAATTATCAAAAGACTTCGTGAAAAATAA
- a CDS encoding flagellar brake protein — translation MQKIFKVGDKIEIVRIDRRTWEEKDVQYISKIADIKDEYFYIFTPIKEGVYVTFYIDEILRVYKVSSDGVWMFDGVVEERFKEPEYIVKVKQISDVRKIQRRMFFRLPINLDIFVKVLNSDKMSKENTHEDWAADDFSEGKIVKALTKDISGGGVCFIAQEEFEIGDLILAKIPIEQEELILKAQILRKERVQHPTYRFMYGCKFVEARQNEIDKIVRFIFAQQQKMRQKGLL, via the coding sequence ATGCAAAAGATTTTCAAAGTAGGTGATAAGATTGAAATTGTCAGAATAGACAGACGCACGTGGGAAGAAAAGGATGTGCAGTATATTTCCAAAATTGCCGATATAAAAGATGAGTATTTTTATATCTTCACGCCCATAAAAGAAGGAGTTTATGTAACATTTTACATTGATGAGATTTTGAGGGTGTACAAGGTTTCAAGCGACGGTGTGTGGATGTTTGATGGAGTTGTTGAGGAGAGGTTTAAAGAACCAGAATACATTGTAAAAGTCAAGCAGATATCTGATGTTAGGAAAATCCAGAGAAGAATGTTTTTCAGACTTCCAATAAATTTAGATATATTTGTTAAGGTTTTAAACTCTGATAAAATGTCAAAGGAAAATACACATGAAGATTGGGCAGCAGATGACTTTTCAGAAGGGAAAATTGTAAAAGCCCTCACAAAGGATATCAGTGGTGGAGGTGTTTGTTTTATAGCACAAGAAGAGTTTGAAATAGGTGACCTAATCTTGGCCAAGATACCAATTGAACAAGAAGAGCTTATCTTAAAAGCACAGATACTTAGAAAAGAAAGGGTGCAACACCCGACGTACAGGTTTATGTACGGCTGCAAGTTTGTTGAGGCAAGACAAAATGAAATAGACAAAATAGTGAGGTTTATTTTTGCTCAGCAACAAAAGATGAGACAAAAGGGTCTGCTTTAA
- a CDS encoding chemotaxis protein CheA, with amino-acid sequence MDMSQYLGMFIEEARDHIQSLNDNMLKLEENPEDLQIVNEIFRSAHTLKGMAGTMGFVNMQKLTHAMENVLAAARDGKLKVNPNIMDILFKTVDALESYLDVIIATGTEGQEANLHLVNALNAILGKPAEDVAVSSATKAGKKYEYDEFVVRAIERAWDQGFNVYRFDVELDQNCLLKSARAYLVFRAVEELGEIIHSKPSVQDIEDEKFDFEFSITVISKQPIEKIRDRILSISEIREVKALEIKSGEVSMAEEKEEIEEVQQETQVQETVKVVRQQKQESLQKTSKTVRVDIERLDVLMNLVSELIIIKSRIEGLAKKYNDRQYEESIEYLERITTSLHDAVMKVRMVPVERVFSRFPRMMRDLARELGKEFELVMSGEDTEVDRTIVDELGDPLIHLLRNAADHGIEDPDERVKNGKPRSGLIKLSAYHDGNNVVIEVEDDGKGIDLEKVKQKAIEKGLLKEDQIELTEQEIIDFLFMPSFSTKDKVTNLSGRGVGLDVVKTKIEQLGGMVEVKTQKGKGTKFVIRLPLTLAIIQALLVTVHDEIYAIPVASIREIVDVAKEDIKVVQKGKEIIMLRNQVIPIKHLHSIVGLEPVLDKKKFTVVIVRRGEKLTGIIVDKLLGQQDIVIKSLGKYLEGIRLISGATILGDGSVAMILDPNMLTV; translated from the coding sequence ATGGATATGTCTCAGTATCTTGGAATGTTTATAGAAGAGGCAAGAGACCACATTCAAAGCCTTAACGACAATATGCTAAAACTTGAAGAAAACCCGGAGGATTTGCAAATTGTAAATGAGATTTTCAGGTCAGCCCATACTTTAAAAGGCATGGCCGGCACAATGGGATTTGTTAACATGCAAAAACTTACACATGCGATGGAAAATGTTCTTGCTGCTGCACGCGATGGCAAGTTAAAAGTAAATCCTAATATCATGGATATTCTTTTCAAGACAGTTGATGCGCTTGAATCATACTTAGATGTTATAATTGCAACAGGTACAGAAGGACAAGAGGCAAATTTGCATCTTGTCAATGCTTTAAATGCTATTTTAGGGAAACCTGCCGAAGATGTGGCGGTGTCTTCAGCAACAAAAGCAGGTAAGAAATATGAATATGATGAGTTTGTTGTAAGAGCAATAGAACGTGCATGGGACCAAGGGTTTAATGTTTACAGATTTGATGTTGAGCTTGACCAGAACTGTCTTTTAAAATCTGCACGTGCATACCTTGTTTTCAGAGCGGTTGAGGAACTTGGTGAAATTATTCATTCTAAACCCTCAGTTCAGGACATTGAGGATGAAAAGTTTGATTTTGAGTTTTCTATTACCGTTATAAGCAAGCAGCCGATTGAAAAAATAAGAGATAGAATTCTTTCAATTTCAGAGATAAGAGAAGTAAAAGCCCTTGAGATAAAGTCTGGCGAAGTAAGTATGGCAGAAGAAAAAGAGGAGATTGAAGAGGTACAGCAAGAGACACAAGTACAGGAAACTGTAAAGGTTGTAAGACAGCAGAAACAAGAATCTTTGCAGAAGACAAGCAAAACAGTTAGAGTTGACATTGAAAGATTGGATGTTCTTATGAACTTGGTGAGCGAGCTTATTATAATCAAAAGCCGAATAGAGGGACTTGCAAAAAAGTATAACGATAGACAATACGAAGAGTCTATTGAGTATTTGGAGAGAATTACAACAAGTTTACACGATGCTGTAATGAAGGTACGAATGGTCCCGGTTGAAAGGGTATTTTCACGTTTTCCAAGGATGATGAGAGATTTAGCAAGAGAACTTGGAAAGGAATTTGAGCTTGTAATGTCTGGTGAGGATACTGAGGTTGACAGGACTATTGTGGACGAGCTTGGAGATCCTCTTATTCATCTTCTGAGAAATGCTGCCGACCATGGAATAGAAGACCCTGATGAGAGGGTCAAAAACGGCAAACCAAGAAGTGGGCTTATTAAACTTTCAGCTTATCATGACGGGAACAATGTTGTCATTGAGGTTGAAGATGATGGCAAAGGAATTGATTTAGAAAAGGTAAAGCAAAAAGCGATAGAAAAGGGGCTTTTGAAAGAGGACCAAATAGAATTGACAGAGCAGGAAATAATAGATTTTCTGTTTATGCCGAGCTTTTCAACAAAAGACAAGGTTACAAACCTTTCTGGACGTGGTGTTGGACTTGATGTTGTAAAGACCAAGATTGAACAGCTTGGTGGAATGGTTGAAGTGAAGACACAGAAAGGAAAAGGGACAAAGTTTGTTATACGACTTCCGTTAACTCTTGCTATCATTCAGGCATTGCTTGTCACTGTACATGATGAGATATATGCAATTCCTGTTGCATCAATCAGAGAGATTGTGGATGTTGCAAAAGAGGATATAAAGGTTGTTCAAAAAGGAAAGGAAATAATCATGCTGAGAAATCAGGTGATTCCAATAAAGCATTTACATTCTATTGTGGGGTTAGAGCCAGTTCTTGACAAGAAGAAATTTACAGTTGTGATAGTAAGACGTGGCGAAAAACTGACAGGAATCATTGTTGACAAACTTTTAGGACAACAGGATATTGTTATAAAATCGCTTGGAAAGTATTTAGAGGGAATTAGACTCATATCAGGTGCAACAATCCTTGGCGATGGGTCTGTTGCAATGATACTTGATCCTAACATGCTTACAGTGTAA
- a CDS encoding chemotaxis protein CheW has protein sequence MEQYLVFRLADEHYGLNVNNIENIEKLMPITRVPHTKQYVKGVINLRGEIVPVIDLREKIGVEKEEFGEETRILVVNWKGEFKVGLIIDEVLDVVYLSKEDFDQATRDRNEFKFSIAKYNGMLINIINLEDVLFEKAEEV, from the coding sequence ATGGAACAATATTTAGTTTTCAGGCTTGCGGATGAGCATTATGGACTGAATGTGAACAATATAGAGAATATTGAAAAACTAATGCCAATAACCCGTGTACCTCACACAAAGCAGTATGTAAAAGGAGTAATAAATCTTCGTGGTGAGATTGTACCAGTGATAGACCTTCGTGAAAAGATTGGTGTTGAGAAAGAGGAGTTTGGTGAGGAGACAAGAATTTTGGTTGTTAACTGGAAAGGCGAGTTCAAGGTAGGACTGATAATTGACGAGGTTTTAGATGTGGTATATCTTTCTAAAGAGGATTTTGACCAAGCAACAAGGGACAGGAATGAGTTTAAATTTTCGATTGCAAAGTACAATGGGATGCTCATAAACATCATAAACCTTGAAGATGTGCTTTTTGAGAAAGCCGAGGAGGTTTAA
- a CDS encoding chemotaxis protein CheC, whose product MNLSNNEMNEMYLDVLKELGNIGTGNAVSALAMMIGRKINMKVPVVKMVKLQEVPEILGGAEIPVVGILLNVEGDIEGFIMFVMSQSSAHLLVNMLLGTTLNGYSEFTDIEKSALMEIGNILAGAYLTALSTLTGFKMIQSVPQLAEDMAGAILSFPAIQFGETGDTALYIETEIFEESNRIVADFFLIPTIESYQKMLKALGVA is encoded by the coding sequence ATGAATTTGTCAAATAACGAAATGAACGAAATGTATTTAGATGTATTAAAAGAGCTGGGGAACATAGGAACAGGTAACGCGGTGTCAGCTCTTGCCATGATGATAGGCAGGAAAATAAACATGAAGGTTCCTGTTGTAAAGATGGTAAAGCTCCAAGAAGTTCCAGAAATACTTGGCGGGGCAGAGATTCCTGTAGTTGGAATCTTATTGAATGTAGAAGGCGATATAGAAGGATTTATCATGTTTGTTATGTCTCAATCATCTGCCCACCTTCTTGTAAACATGTTATTGGGCACAACTTTGAATGGGTACAGTGAATTTACTGATATAGAAAAGTCTGCTTTGATGGAGATAGGAAACATTTTAGCAGGGGCGTATTTAACAGCACTATCAACTCTCACAGGTTTTAAAATGATTCAGTCTGTTCCGCAGCTTGCTGAAGACATGGCAGGTGCAATTTTAAGTTTTCCTGCCATTCAGTTTGGTGAAACTGGTGATACTGCGCTTTATATCGAAACAGAGATTTTTGAGGAAAGCAATAGAATTGTTGCTGATTTTTTCCTTATACCAACAATAGAGTCATATCAAAAAATGTTAAAAGCACTGGGAGTAGCATAA
- a CDS encoding chemotaxis protein CheD: MMEIIKVGMADLNVTGYPNALTTLGLGSCVGVCIYDTKTKIIGMIHIMLPYSWGVKNNTNPAKFADTGIPLLIEKMEELGAAKKNMLAKLAGGAQMFEVTRSEFMNIGKRNVEAAKKVLQEQNIPIVAEDTGGNYGRTIIFYSEDGRLEIKTIGKGTKTI; the protein is encoded by the coding sequence ATGATGGAGATTATAAAGGTAGGCATGGCAGATTTGAATGTTACAGGCTATCCAAACGCTCTTACTACACTTGGACTTGGTTCTTGCGTTGGGGTGTGTATATACGACACAAAGACAAAGATAATAGGTATGATACATATTATGCTTCCTTACAGCTGGGGTGTAAAAAATAATACCAATCCTGCAAAGTTTGCAGATACAGGTATACCACTACTAATAGAGAAGATGGAAGAACTTGGTGCTGCAAAAAAGAATATGCTTGCCAAACTTGCGGGCGGAGCTCAGATGTTTGAGGTAACACGTTCTGAGTTTATGAACATTGGAAAAAGAAATGTGGAGGCTGCTAAAAAAGTTTTACAGGAACAAAATATACCCATTGTGGCAGAAGATACTGGAGGAAATTATGGTAGAACAATCATATTTTACTCAGAAGATGGTAGACTTGAAATAAAGACAATAGGCAAGGGAACAAAAACAATTTAA
- a CDS encoding FliA/WhiG family RNA polymerase sigma factor: MDDALLWEKFTKTKDPKIKEQLIIKYMPLVKLVAGRMAIYFGGNVEYDDLVSYGSIGLLDAIEKFDSQKGVKFETYAYTRIKGAIIDCVRNQDFLPRSIRQKAKEIERAYIEIEKEGKTPTNQEVAKRIGISVEELQKLQDRISSGMIISLESFLEQNYESKIGGLEDFVSQPEHFIENEELRKVLRQQIDNLMENERMVIVLYYYEDLSIKEIAKVLGVSESRVSQLHTRALLKLRSALQKYLEK; the protein is encoded by the coding sequence ATGGATGATGCACTTTTGTGGGAAAAGTTTACAAAGACAAAAGACCCTAAAATAAAAGAACAACTTATAATAAAATACATGCCACTTGTAAAGCTTGTGGCTGGCAGGATGGCCATTTATTTTGGTGGTAATGTTGAGTATGATGACTTGGTAAGTTATGGTTCAATTGGTCTTCTTGATGCAATCGAAAAGTTTGATAGTCAAAAAGGAGTCAAATTTGAGACGTATGCATATACAAGAATAAAAGGAGCAATAATTGACTGTGTTAGAAACCAGGATTTTTTGCCACGAAGCATTCGACAGAAAGCAAAAGAGATAGAAAGGGCTTACATTGAGATAGAAAAAGAAGGTAAAACCCCGACAAATCAAGAAGTTGCTAAGAGAATTGGAATTTCTGTAGAGGAACTTCAGAAACTGCAAGACAGGATATCCAGTGGGATGATTATTTCACTGGAAAGTTTTTTAGAACAGAATTATGAAAGCAAAATTGGCGGGCTTGAAGATTTTGTGTCCCAGCCAGAACATTTTATAGAGAATGAAGAGCTTAGAAAAGTGTTGAGGCAGCAGATAGATAATCTTATGGAGAATGAAAGGATGGTAATAGTGCTTTATTACTATGAAGATCTTAGCATAAAAGAGATAGCAAAAGTTCTGGGCGTATCTGAATCACGTGTAAGTCAGCTTCACACGCGAGCGCTTTTAAAACTCAGAAGTGCATTACAAAAGTATTTGGAAAAATAA
- a CDS encoding DUF342 domain-containing protein has product MSSEQKVDIKVMVTSDRLKASVVLVQNQNGVDLTFENVMNKLRENKITFGIDDEAIKKLVENPIFGTPIVVAQGKPPGKPVDGKLIYHFDIKREIRPKELPDGRVDYKDLGIVQNVRKDDVLVTMIDPVDGENGMDVFGGVIRGQKGRKLNLPRGKNTYIDSDGHTLKAACDGQVCIIEGKVTVLNTLEINSDIDNSTGNINFVGNVHIKGSVLSGFKVVAEGNVEVDGIVEAAEIEAKGNVVLHKGITGMGKGRVVAGKSVFAKFIENATIVAGEDVQAEAIVHSDVKCGNKLILVGRKASIVGGSCKVGKEVEAKVIGSYLSTATEIEVGVDPLMVERYREIRREMSELRENIKKCDQGIEVLRKIEAAGLLTDEKREMLQKFTRSKITASEKLKELQSEFEEIEKRLEERNEGIVKVQDTIYPGVKITIGNVCKLIKEPVKYCKIYREDADIKIAPYA; this is encoded by the coding sequence ATGTCAAGTGAACAAAAAGTTGATATAAAGGTTATGGTAACATCTGATAGGCTAAAAGCAAGTGTGGTGCTTGTACAAAATCAAAATGGTGTGGATTTGACGTTTGAAAATGTGATGAATAAATTGAGGGAAAATAAAATTACGTTTGGGATTGATGATGAAGCTATAAAAAAACTTGTTGAAAATCCCATTTTTGGAACACCTATTGTGGTTGCGCAAGGGAAACCACCTGGCAAACCTGTTGATGGAAAGCTCATATATCATTTTGATATCAAACGTGAGATAAGGCCCAAAGAACTTCCTGATGGAAGAGTAGATTACAAGGACTTGGGAATTGTTCAGAATGTGCGAAAAGATGATGTTCTTGTTACAATGATAGACCCTGTTGATGGAGAAAATGGTATGGATGTTTTTGGAGGGGTGATAAGAGGACAAAAAGGGAGAAAGTTAAATCTTCCAAGGGGAAAAAATACATACATAGATTCTGATGGGCATACATTAAAAGCTGCGTGCGATGGTCAGGTGTGCATCATTGAGGGCAAGGTCACAGTTTTAAACACATTGGAGATTAACTCTGACATAGACAATTCAACAGGTAACATAAACTTTGTTGGCAATGTTCATATAAAAGGGAGTGTGCTATCTGGTTTTAAGGTTGTTGCTGAAGGAAATGTAGAAGTAGATGGTATTGTTGAGGCAGCTGAAATTGAGGCAAAAGGGAATGTAGTGCTGCACAAAGGGATTACAGGTATGGGCAAAGGCAGAGTTGTTGCTGGCAAGAGCGTTTTTGCAAAGTTTATAGAGAACGCTACTATTGTTGCTGGTGAAGATGTTCAGGCAGAAGCAATTGTTCACAGTGACGTAAAGTGCGGGAATAAACTTATTCTTGTTGGCAGGAAAGCTTCTATTGTTGGTGGGTCTTGTAAGGTTGGCAAAGAGGTTGAAGCAAAGGTAATAGGTTCGTATCTTTCCACCGCTACTGAGATAGAAGTTGGGGTTGACCCTCTGATGGTGGAAAGATACAGAGAGATAAGGAGAGAGATGTCAGAGTTAAGAGAAAATATAAAAAAATGTGATCAGGGAATTGAGGTTTTGAGGAAGATAGAAGCAGCAGGTCTTTTGACAGACGAGAAAAGAGAAATGCTTCAAAAGTTTACAAGGTCAAAGATTACGGCATCAGAAAAATTAAAAGAATTGCAGAGTGAATTTGAGGAGATTGAAAAAAGACTTGAGGAGAGAAACGAGGGGATTGTTAAGGTTCAGGATACCATTTACCCTGGGGTTAAGATAACCATAGGAAATGTGTGCAAACTTATAAAGGAGCCAGTAAAATATTGCAAGATTTACAGAGAAGATGCTGATATAAAGATAGCGCCGTATGCTTAA